A DNA window from Armatimonadota bacterium contains the following coding sequences:
- a CDS encoding N-6 DNA methylase, with protein sequence MITDRSHWLTESERRRAGAYYTPSELVDELVESALAPVIEDALRNAAAPVRALLSIRVVDPACGAGAFLVAALEALAERLSAVGGVTVHDARREVLRRCIAGVDNDASAVELCRERLARIAGVPAEDVTGVQLGDSLLAPPPVLLAGPFDCVLGNPPFLNAIERAGRVERRAALSGIAPELGGTADESFHFLALAMRITRPGGRIGMVLPRTVLNAPAAEALRDPVQTARHPRRIRVLSRSDHFPGRQVYVCLLTLGPPGPCEVSAEGRSATSTMEGANWWRGLRGLLDGAPILDGHGPVIGELFQVTAGMTAADAYHVKPYIVDSRAGNGLKLVTTGLIDPDECLWGARTCRYLGEDYRHPRVREDSRLTPALQRRLCNARRPSVIVAGLSSRIECFLDARGEYIGAVSTFAINHPDDDLVALRAVADALSSPEASRVYEMELGANALGGGSIRMTSAFLRAFRM encoded by the coding sequence ATGATTACCGATCGCAGCCACTGGCTCACGGAATCCGAGCGGCGTCGCGCGGGCGCTTACTACACGCCATCTGAGCTCGTCGATGAACTGGTGGAGTCAGCGCTGGCGCCGGTGATTGAGGATGCCCTGAGGAACGCCGCCGCTCCGGTCCGCGCGCTCCTCTCGATCCGCGTCGTAGACCCCGCGTGCGGCGCGGGCGCCTTCCTTGTCGCCGCATTGGAAGCGCTCGCCGAAAGGTTGTCAGCAGTGGGTGGCGTCACGGTTCACGATGCGCGCCGCGAGGTCCTTCGCCGTTGCATCGCCGGCGTAGACAACGATGCCTCGGCGGTCGAATTGTGCCGCGAGCGTCTGGCGCGTATTGCGGGCGTGCCGGCAGAGGATGTGACCGGCGTTCAACTCGGAGACAGCCTGCTGGCCCCTCCGCCAGTGCTGCTCGCTGGGCCGTTCGACTGCGTGCTGGGCAACCCTCCGTTTCTGAACGCCATCGAGCGCGCAGGGCGCGTGGAGCGCCGCGCCGCGCTGTCCGGGATCGCGCCGGAATTAGGCGGCACCGCCGACGAATCGTTCCATTTCCTCGCGCTGGCGATGCGGATCACCAGGCCCGGAGGACGCATCGGGATGGTCCTGCCGCGCACCGTCCTCAACGCTCCCGCCGCCGAGGCCCTTCGCGACCCCGTACAGACGGCGCGTCATCCGCGGCGCATTCGCGTCCTCTCGCGTTCCGACCACTTCCCCGGCCGCCAGGTCTACGTATGCCTGCTCACGCTCGGCCCGCCCGGCCCGTGCGAGGTGTCAGCGGAAGGCCGCTCCGCCACCAGCACTATGGAAGGCGCCAACTGGTGGCGCGGCCTGCGCGGGCTCCTCGATGGGGCGCCTATATTGGACGGGCACGGGCCGGTTATCGGCGAACTGTTCCAGGTGACCGCCGGCATGACCGCCGCGGATGCCTACCACGTGAAACCGTACATTGTTGATTCGCGCGCCGGCAACGGACTCAAGCTGGTTACGACCGGCCTCATCGACCCTGATGAGTGCCTGTGGGGGGCGCGAACATGCCGGTATCTGGGCGAGGATTACCGCCACCCCCGCGTGCGGGAGGATTCCCGCCTCACACCGGCCCTGCAACGCAGACTGTGTAATGCGCGCCGGCCCAGCGTCATCGTCGCCGGCCTTTCGTCGCGCATCGAGTGCTTCCTGGACGCCCGCGGCGAGTACATCGGCGCCGTCTCGACGTTCGCCATCAACCACCCCGACGACGACCTCGTTGCGCTTCGCGCGGTGGCCGATGCGCTATCGTCACCGGAGGCATCCCGCGTGTACGAAATGGAGCTTGGCGCCAACGCCCTCGGCGGCGGCAGCATCCGCATGACGAGCGCCTTCCTCCGTGCCTTCCGCATGTAG